The Xylanibacillus composti genomic interval GGACATTCCCGTCCTTCTTCAGACAGGCGAACGGCTCATTCATGCCTTGGCCGAGCAAGGTGTCAGCGAGGTTCGCACCTCAGGGAGAGTGGAAGTGCTGGGGCCTGTTGCCTCGTCCATTCCGCGCATCAAAGATAGATATCGATTTCAATGCATGTTAAAATATCGGCATGAACCAAGGATTCCCGAGAAAATAAGAGCAGCGACAGACAGCCTGGACGAATGGCTGAAGAAGCATCAGGTACAGCTCTCGACGGACATGAACCCGCAGGTCATGCTATGAGCGAAAATGTGAAGTGGCAGTTTGATATTTTCAAATAAGGAAGGTGGCACCTTTGGCTATCAGAGTCATTGTGAAAGAACCGGACCCGATCTTGCGTGAAACGAGCAGACCGGTTCCCAAAATAACGCCCAACATCCACAAATTGTTGGACGACATGGCGGAAACGATGTACGAGGCTTCGGGCGTAGGCTTGGCCGCACCGCAGATTGGCATCTTGAAAAGGGTGATTGTCATTGATACAGCCGAGGAGGACAGCGAGCTGATTGAGATGATTAATCCGGAGATCCTGGCGTACTCCGGGGAGCAGGTCGGACCCGAAGGTTGTCTAAGCATCCCTGGGGTGAACGGCGATGTCAAGCGTTATGACAAAATCAAGGTCAAAGGCTTGAACCGCCATGGCGAAGAACTGGTCATCGACGCAGAGGGCTTTCTCGCCCGCGTGTTTCAGCATGAAATAGATCACTTGAACGGCGTACTGTTCACCGATATCGCCGAACGCATTTACGAAAGGGAAGAACCGAGACATGTCGGGGAATAAATGTCGTATTGTTTTTATGGGAACGCCCGATTTTGCCGTAACCGCCCTGGAGGCGCTGCTTGATGCAGGCTATGAGGTTGCGGCAGTCGTCAGCCAGCCAGACCGGCCAAAGGGGCGCAAGCGCATGCTGACGCCTCCGCCGGTGAAGGCAGCAGCGGAGAAGCATGGCATCCCCGTTCTGCAGCCGGAGAAGCTGCGGGCACCCGAATCCGTAGAGGACATCCGAAGACTTCGGCCGGACTTGATTGTGACAGCCGCATACGGGCAAATTTTGCCCAAATCCGTATTGGAGCTGCC includes:
- the def gene encoding peptide deformylase: MAIRVIVKEPDPILRETSRPVPKITPNIHKLLDDMAETMYEASGVGLAAPQIGILKRVIVIDTAEEDSELIEMINPEILAYSGEQVGPEGCLSIPGVNGDVKRYDKIKVKGLNRHGEELVIDAEGFLARVFQHEIDHLNGVLFTDIAERIYEREEPRHVGE